From one Brachypodium distachyon strain Bd21 chromosome 4, Brachypodium_distachyon_v3.0, whole genome shotgun sequence genomic stretch:
- the LOC100831592 gene encoding copper transporter 5.1, with translation MMHMTFYWGTSATILFDGWRTSAWPGYLLSLLALFLAAAFYQYLEAFRIRVKLLAGAKAEPLPPPAGSDAARAPLLAPAAALAGGRWPARVATAALFGVNAGIGYLLMLAIMSFNGGVFIAVVLGLAAGYLAFRSSDGEDLVVVDNPCACA, from the coding sequence ATGATGCACATGACCTTCTACTGGGGCACGTCCGCCACGATCCTCTTCGACGGCTGGCGCACGTCCGCGTGGCCCGGCtacctcctctccctcctcgcgctcttcctcgccgccgccttctacCAGTACCTCGAGGCCTTCCGGATCCGCGTCaagctcctcgccggcgccaagGCGGAGcccctcccgccgcccgccggctcCGACGCCGCGAGGGCCCCGCTGctcgcgccggcggccgccctcgccggcgggcgctggccggcgcgggtggccacggcggcgctgTTCGGGGTCAACGCCGGCATAGGGTACCTCCTCATGCTCGCCATCATGTCGTTCAACGGCGGGGTGTTCATCGCCGTGGTGCTCGGGCTCGCGGCCGGGTACCTCGCGTTCCGTAGCAGCGACGGCGAGGATCTCGTCGTGGTCGACAacccctgcgcctgcgcgtAG
- the LOC100831896 gene encoding protein SCAI isoform X2, translating to MTSVFPGAQLYMGKGAESRRGEGNETNQAEASMASSPQQGQAQGGGGGWTAEQFWSLLDKADRRFARVRDLPLFGRHEPEEYGKAFRIYTQLWRMQQEHRHRLLDAGLRRWQVGEIAARIAHLYYSQYQRTSDTALLSEAFVFYHAVLDRAYFLDDHLGGPTKHLRFLARFLLVALLLARRAHTVPRLATNIRALLDESKKTLQEAEYKEWKHVVQEISRFLRADSSFMNMRPLRYSYAFDHPPDTLPTIPPTVKKRGLLLSDAILCSYYHNEVLATKCEELPSNGMMLIYLSAAGEVGSSGFGPDTSERVVSSFNKFDISNTRPINSKEDNEPCLWLGCRESEGSNCIYPCDLIPFTRRPLFLVIDSSVSSTFKSIHGTEKGEATAMLLSPSSRSSSVGFSGDSTRQSGSQFTMFLTAPLQAFCFVIGNNGLDIDRDFYNKAEELLSLSLNEWAMTLVASTSLLPVWIEVLGDPLLRRLLLRFIFCRATLSLLKASNDKVECLPSCVPPLPESVGEESMLSQCCVMRVASFFGATDQFSFSEVTTWPDIEDATSSGGAGKEL from the exons ATGACTTCAGTCTTCCCAGGAGCACAGCTGTACATGGGAAAGGGGGCGGAGTCGCGGAGAGGGGAGGGGAACGAAACGAATCAGGCGGAAGCAAGCATGGCGTCCTCGCCGCAGCAAGGCCAAgcccaaggcggcggcggaggctggACGGCGGAGCAGTTCTGGTCGCTGCTGGACAAGGCGGACCGTCGCTTCGCCCGCGTGCGGGACCTGCCCCTCTTCGGCCGCCACGAGCCCGAGGAGTACGGCAAGGCCTTCCGCATCTACACCCAGCTGTGGCGCATGCAGCAGgagcaccgccaccgcctcctcgacgccggcctccgccgctGGCAGGTCGGCGAGATCGCCGCCCGCATCGCCCACCTCTACTACTCGCAGTACCAGCGAACCTCCGACACCGCCCTCCTCTCCGAGGCCTTCGTCTTCTACCACGCCGTCCTCGACCGCGCCTACTTCCTCGATGACCATCTCGGGGGCCCCACCAAGCACCTCCGATTCCTCGCCAGGTTCCTCCTCGTCGCGCTTCTCCTCGCTCGCCGCGCGCACACTGTCCCGCGCCTCGCCACCAACATCCGCGCGCTCCTCGATGAGTCCAAGAAGACCCTCCAG GAAGCCGAATACAAGGAGTGGAAGCATGTTGTGCAAGAAATCTCGAGGTTTCTAAGGGCGGACTCGTCCTTCATGAACATGAGACCACTCAGGTACAGCTACGCATTTGATCATCCTCCGGATACTCTTCCTACCATCCCACCTACGGTCAAGAAGCGTGGTCTGCTTTTAAGTGATGCCATACTGTGCAGCTACTATCATAACGAG GTCCTGGCCACCAAATGTGAGGAGCTCCCATCGAATGGTATGATGTTAATATATCTTTCAGCTGCAG GTGAGGTGGGATCTTCTGGATTTGGTCCCGACACAAGCGAAAGGGTTGTGAGCAGTTTTAATAAGTTTGACATATCTAATACTAGGCCCATCAATTCAAAAGAAGATAATGAACCATGCCTTTGGTTAGGTTGCCGTGAAAGTGAAG GCTCAAACTGCATATACCCTTGTGATCTGATCCCATTTACAAGGAGACCTCTCTTTTTGGTGATTGACAGCAGCGTCAGCTCTACATTTAAG TCAATTCATGGAACTGAAAAGGGGGAGGCAACTGCCATGTTACTTTCTCCGAGCTCCCGATCTTCCTCCGTAGGATTCAGTGGGGACTCTACTCGGCAGAGTGGTAGTCAATTTACTATGTTTCTCACAGCTCCATTGCAAGCATTCTGCTTTGTTATCGGCAATAATGGACTCGATATTGACAGG gATTTTTATAACAAAGCTGAGGAACTATTATCCTTGTCCCTGAATGAATGGGCCATGACTTTGGTTGCATCAACTTCACTTTTACCTGTTTGGATTGAAGTTTTAGGTGATCCACTCCTGAGACGGCTGCTTCTCAG GTTTATCTTCTGCCGAGCCACACTTTCACTGTTAAAAGCGAGCAACGATAAGGTGGAATGCCTACCAAGCTGCGTCCCTCCTTTGCCCGAGTCAGTTGGGGAAGAAAGCATGCTCTCCCAGTGCTGCGTGATGCGAGTGGCTTCTTTCTTTGGTGCCACCGACCAATTCTCATTTTCTGAGGTGACTACATGGCCTGACATTGAGGACGCCACCAGCAGTGGAGGCGCTGGCAAAGAATTATGA
- the LOC100831896 gene encoding protein SCAI isoform X1, whose product MTSVFPGAQLYMGKGAESRRGEGNETNQAEASMASSPQQGQAQGGGGGWTAEQFWSLLDKADRRFARVRDLPLFGRHEPEEYGKAFRIYTQLWRMQQEHRHRLLDAGLRRWQVGEIAARIAHLYYSQYQRTSDTALLSEAFVFYHAVLDRAYFLDDHLGGPTKHLRFLARFLLVALLLARRAHTVPRLATNIRALLDESKKTLQEAEYKEWKHVVQEISRFLRADSSFMNMRPLRYSYAFDHPPDTLPTIPPTVKKRGLLLSDAILCSYYHNEVKYTDLTIDTFRMLQCLEWEPCGSFALDNGYSAHDESGQNHPNLLKDLRDAALPPNPLKTVLYRPSVTHFLTVLATKCEELPSNGMMLIYLSAAGEVGSSGFGPDTSERVVSSFNKFDISNTRPINSKEDNEPCLWLGCRESEGSNCIYPCDLIPFTRRPLFLVIDSSVSSTFKSIHGTEKGEATAMLLSPSSRSSSVGFSGDSTRQSGSQFTMFLTAPLQAFCFVIGNNGLDIDRDFYNKAEELLSLSLNEWAMTLVASTSLLPVWIEVLGDPLLRRLLLRFIFCRATLSLLKASNDKVECLPSCVPPLPESVGEESMLSQCCVMRVASFFGATDQFSFSEVTTWPDIEDATSSGGAGKEL is encoded by the exons ATGACTTCAGTCTTCCCAGGAGCACAGCTGTACATGGGAAAGGGGGCGGAGTCGCGGAGAGGGGAGGGGAACGAAACGAATCAGGCGGAAGCAAGCATGGCGTCCTCGCCGCAGCAAGGCCAAgcccaaggcggcggcggaggctggACGGCGGAGCAGTTCTGGTCGCTGCTGGACAAGGCGGACCGTCGCTTCGCCCGCGTGCGGGACCTGCCCCTCTTCGGCCGCCACGAGCCCGAGGAGTACGGCAAGGCCTTCCGCATCTACACCCAGCTGTGGCGCATGCAGCAGgagcaccgccaccgcctcctcgacgccggcctccgccgctGGCAGGTCGGCGAGATCGCCGCCCGCATCGCCCACCTCTACTACTCGCAGTACCAGCGAACCTCCGACACCGCCCTCCTCTCCGAGGCCTTCGTCTTCTACCACGCCGTCCTCGACCGCGCCTACTTCCTCGATGACCATCTCGGGGGCCCCACCAAGCACCTCCGATTCCTCGCCAGGTTCCTCCTCGTCGCGCTTCTCCTCGCTCGCCGCGCGCACACTGTCCCGCGCCTCGCCACCAACATCCGCGCGCTCCTCGATGAGTCCAAGAAGACCCTCCAG GAAGCCGAATACAAGGAGTGGAAGCATGTTGTGCAAGAAATCTCGAGGTTTCTAAGGGCGGACTCGTCCTTCATGAACATGAGACCACTCAGGTACAGCTACGCATTTGATCATCCTCCGGATACTCTTCCTACCATCCCACCTACGGTCAAGAAGCGTGGTCTGCTTTTAAGTGATGCCATACTGTGCAGCTACTATCATAACGAG GTCAAATATACAGACCTCACTATAGACACATTTAGAATGCTTCAGTGCCTTGAGTGGGAACCATGTGGTTCCTTTGCGCTAGACAATGGTTACAGTGCCCACGATGAAAGCGGGCAAAATCACCCTAATCTCTTAAAAGATCTGAGAGATGCCGCATTGCCTCCAAACCCGTTGAAAACAGTTCTATACCGCCCATCAGTGACGCATTTCCTAACA GTCCTGGCCACCAAATGTGAGGAGCTCCCATCGAATGGTATGATGTTAATATATCTTTCAGCTGCAG GTGAGGTGGGATCTTCTGGATTTGGTCCCGACACAAGCGAAAGGGTTGTGAGCAGTTTTAATAAGTTTGACATATCTAATACTAGGCCCATCAATTCAAAAGAAGATAATGAACCATGCCTTTGGTTAGGTTGCCGTGAAAGTGAAG GCTCAAACTGCATATACCCTTGTGATCTGATCCCATTTACAAGGAGACCTCTCTTTTTGGTGATTGACAGCAGCGTCAGCTCTACATTTAAG TCAATTCATGGAACTGAAAAGGGGGAGGCAACTGCCATGTTACTTTCTCCGAGCTCCCGATCTTCCTCCGTAGGATTCAGTGGGGACTCTACTCGGCAGAGTGGTAGTCAATTTACTATGTTTCTCACAGCTCCATTGCAAGCATTCTGCTTTGTTATCGGCAATAATGGACTCGATATTGACAGG gATTTTTATAACAAAGCTGAGGAACTATTATCCTTGTCCCTGAATGAATGGGCCATGACTTTGGTTGCATCAACTTCACTTTTACCTGTTTGGATTGAAGTTTTAGGTGATCCACTCCTGAGACGGCTGCTTCTCAG GTTTATCTTCTGCCGAGCCACACTTTCACTGTTAAAAGCGAGCAACGATAAGGTGGAATGCCTACCAAGCTGCGTCCCTCCTTTGCCCGAGTCAGTTGGGGAAGAAAGCATGCTCTCCCAGTGCTGCGTGATGCGAGTGGCTTCTTTCTTTGGTGCCACCGACCAATTCTCATTTTCTGAGGTGACTACATGGCCTGACATTGAGGACGCCACCAGCAGTGGAGGCGCTGGCAAAGAATTATGA
- the LOC100844107 gene encoding putative gamma-glutamylcyclotransferase At3g02910 yields the protein MEPAATMVFVYGTLKRGFPNHPRLAAFGSPFAGTASTAAPVSLVIGPYSVPFLLPSPTPSSGRLVSGELYSASPSALADLDAFEGTHLGVYERRRLTVVVEGTSREVEAEAYFADASYAEALWRRCGGEAAEIGGYTMEHAGRYIPPSGRSPGISGLMQAVHGFIATTPPDN from the exons AtggagccggcggcgacgatggtGTTCGTGTACGGCACCCTAAAGCGGGGATTCCCGAACCacccgcgcctcgccgccttcgGCAGCCCGTTCGCCGGCACCGCTTCCACTGCCGCCCCAGTCTCCCTCGTTATTGGACCCTACTCagtccccttcctcctcccgagcCCCACTCCGTCCTCCGGCCGTCTggtctccggcgagctctACTCCGCATCCCCCAGCGCCCTCGCGGACCTCGATGCGTTCGAG GGCACCCACCTCGGCGTCTACGAGCGCCGGCGGCTTACCGTAGTGGTCGAAGGGACGAGCAGGGAGGTGGAGGCTGAGGCTTACTTCGCGGACGCGAGCTACGCGGAGGCCCTgtggcggcgctgcggcggTGAGGCGGCGGAGATCGGGGGATACACCATGGAGCATGCCGGCAGGTACATCCCGCCCAGTGGCCGCTCTCCCGGCATCTCGGGACTCATGCAGGCCGTTCATGGTTTCATCGCCACCACTCCGCCGGACAACTGA
- the LOC100832192 gene encoding uncharacterized protein LOC100832192, with protein MAATAIDEPETVEVKLRAVGPSRPTILRLPPLISVADLRRSVAHDRRLPEDRLRLILRGTTLPWGDDAHVKLRDGDSLIVAVAPKPPAKHLRDDDDNDDDDEELKFKIPQTTTWWKRRIFTFLRDKLRLPDILLMALFSITMKAWIIITMWFLLAPVARKYEVGPLYILATGFLIIILNLGRRQQGDVSAYSIFNEDFRELPGTFNAERIDRDLRAGQF; from the exons ATGGCTGCAACGGCGATCGACGAGCCGGAGACGGTAGAGGTGAAGCTGCGCGCCGTTGGTCCGTCCCGGCCCACAATCCTCCGCCTTCCTCCGCTTATATCG GTTGCCGATCTGCGGCGCAGCGTTGCCCACGACCGGCGTCTGCCAGAAGACCGCCTCCGACTGATCTTGCGAGGGACGACTCTCCCGTGGGGAGACGACGCCCATGTCAAACTACGGGATGGGG ATAGTCTTATAGTGGCCGTGGCACCTAAACCACCTGCTAAGCATCTCCGAGATGATGATgacaatgatgatgatgatgaagaactG AAGTTCAAAATACCTCAAACAACAACCTGGTGGAAGCGAAGAATTTTCACATTTCTTCGAGACAAACTGAGATTACCTG ATATCTTGTTGATGGCACTATTTTCTATTACTATGAAAGCATGGATTATTATCACAATGTGGTTCCTGTTGGCCCCTGTTGCTAGAAAGTATGAAGTAGGACCTTTATAT ATACTCGCGACGGGTTTCTTGATCATAATTCTTAATCTAGGAAGACGACAACAAGGTGATGTAAG TGCTTATTCCATATTTAATGAAGACTTCAGGGAGTTGCCAGGAACATTTAATGCGGAGCGCATAGATAGAGATCTCCGTGCAGGTCAATTTTAA